Part of the Pseudomonas baltica genome is shown below.
TATAGCGCGTCGATCTTCAATGTCTCGGCCATGAGTTTCGGTTCGTTGAGCGCCAACGCCATTCGGGCTCTCAACAAAGGCGCCAAACTGGGCAACTTCGCCCACGACACCGGCGAAGGCAGCATCAGCCCTTACCACCGCGAACACGGCGGTGACCTGACCTGGGAGCTGGGCAGTGGGTATTTCGGCTGTCGCACCCGCGAGGGCCGCTTCGACCCCGAACGCTTCGCCCAGCAGGCCCTCGATCCGCAAGTGCGGATGATCGAAATCAAGATGAGCCAAGGCGCCAAACCCGGGCACGGCGGCATCTTGCCCAAGCACAAGGTCACTCAGGAAATCGCCGACACGCGCGGCATCATGATGGGCGAAGACTGCATCTCGCCCTCGCGTCATAGCGCCTTCAATACGCCGCTCGAGCTGATGCACTTCATCGCCCAGCTGCGTGAACTGTCGGGGGGCAAACCCGTGGGCTTCAAGCTGTGCCTGGGCCATCCGTGGGAGTTCATGGGCATCGCCAAGGCCATGCTCGAGACGGGCATTCTGCCGGATTTCATCGTCGTCGACGGCGCCGAAGGCGGCACCGGTGCGGCGCCTGTGGAGTTCACCGATCACCTGGGCATGCCGATGCGCGAAGGCCTGTTGTTCGTGCACAACACCTTGGTAGGCCTGAACCTGCGCGACAAGATTCGCCTAGGCGCGAGCGGCAAGATAGTAAGCGCCTTCGACATTGCCAGCGTGCTGGCGATCGGCGCCGACTGGTGCAACTCGGCGCGCGGCTTCATGTTCGCCATCGGTTGCATCCAGTCGCAAAGCTGCCACACCAACAAATGCCCTACCGGCGTGGCCACACAGGATCCACTGCGACAGCGCGCGCTGGTGGTCGAGGACAAGGCCGAACGGGTCAAGAATTTCCATCACCACACCCTCAAGGCCCTGGCCGAGATGCTTGCCGCAGCGGGCCTGGAACACCCCTCCCAGCTCAAGGCCAAGCACCTGGTGCGGCGCTTGTCGGCCACCGAGATCAAGCTGTTTTCCCAGCTGCACGTGTTCCTCAAGCCCGGCGAGTTGCTGACGGGCGAGTTGAGTGGCGAGTTCTACCCCAGAATGTGGGCGATGGCGCGGGCGGACAGTTTCGAGCCGAATGAAGAAGTGGCGGCCTGACCAACGGCGGGCCCCTGTGAGATGCAAGCTCTGCTCGCGAAGCTTCCATGCCGTACACCGGCTTCGCGTCCAGAGGCTGCTCCCACACGGGGTTAACCCTCGCTGCGCCTCTGTGACATTCGGTAATATCCTCCTTTTGCATTTCCTCGCAAAAATCGGCACCCTGCGCCGCTGATCGATATCCCGCCGGCAGGCGGAACCACTGACCCGATCCCCTATCAGTTACTTAGACACCCCACGCTAGAGCGCAACTGCCATGACTAACGGACGAGACCACCGGGTCGACTTTTTTCGTGGATTGGCCTTGATATTCATTCTCTGGGACCACATTCCGCAAAACCCGCTGGGCAACCTGACCCTGCGCAACTTCGGCTTCAGCGATGCGGCCGAAATCTTCGTATTCCTGGCAGGCTACGCGGCTGTCCTCGCCTACGGCAAGATCGCCCTGCGCGACGGTTACCTGGTCGCCAGCGTGCGCATCCTGCGACGGGCGTGGACGCTGTACGTGGTGCACATCTTTCTACTGGTGCTGTTGATGGGCATCGTGTTCTTCGCCAACGAACACGTCGAGACCCGTGACATGGTCCAGGAAATGGGCCTGCTGCATTTCGTCAGCAACCCGCAACAGGCCATGGTCGATGAGCTATTGCTGCGCTTCAAGCCCAACCTGATGGATCCGCTGCCGCTGTATATCGTCCTGCTCGGCTGCCTGCCACTGGCGCTGCCGATCCTGGTCAAGTGGCCGAACCTGGCGGTGGGTCTGTCGGTAATGCTCTACGTACCTGCCACGGTGTTTGGCTGGAATCTCTCGGCCTACGAGGGTGGCGGCGTGTGGTATTTCAACCCGCTGGCCTGGCAGATCATGTTCGTACTCGGTGGCGTCGCGGCGCTGCACGCGCAGAAGCCAGCCGTAGCCGATGCACGGCCACTGCTGCGCCAGCCGTTATTCGTGGTCTGTGCGATTTATGTGGTGGTAGCGGCAGTGATCGCACTGGGGTGGAAATGGGCGCCGCTGCATGAGTTGCTGGTGCCCAAGCCTCTGGCAGACATGCTCTACCCGATCAGCAAGACCAACCTGGCTCCCGTGCGGCTTCTGCACTTTCTGGCGTTGGCCTACTGCGCCGCAAAACTGTTGCCCAAGGGCAACTGGGTCATGCACTGGAGCAGTCAGCAGCTATGCCTGATGGGCCGCTATTCGCTGGAAGTGTTCTGTTTCAGCGTATTGCTCGCGCCCATGTCGGACATGGCCAACGCCTTGGGTGGCGACCGCCTGCCCATGCAACTCGCCACCGCGATCGGCAGCGCCGGGCTGATGCTGCTGCTGGCGGTATGGCTGGAGTTCAACAAGGGGCTGGGCAAACAGCCGGTAGTCCCGGCACCGCAACCGGTGCCGGTCACCTGATTCAGGCGTTGCCGGACAGCTTCATGCGCGCGGCCTGGGTGAAATCCAGCATGCGCTTGAGGGGCCGTACGGCGTGGGGCACCACAGCGGGGTCGACGAAGATCTCGTTGGTGCTCTCTTGCAGACACTGCAGGGTGCGCTCAAGGGTATTCATCGCCATCCATGGGCAATGGGCGCAGCTGCGGCATGCCGCACCGTTGCCGGCCGTGGGCGCTTCGAGAAAGATCTTGTCCGGACACAACTGCTGCATCTTGTAGAAGATGCCGCGGTCGGTGGCGACGATGAAGTGAGTGTTGGGCAAGGTCTGCGCCGCCGCGATCAACTGGCTCGTGGAACCAACCGCATCGGCCAGCTCGATCACCGCCTCCGGCGATTCCGGATGCACCAGAATCGCAGCCTCGGGGTACAAGGCCTTCATGTCTTCCAATTGGCGCGACTTGAATTCTTCGTGGACGATGCAGGCACCATCCCACAGCAGCATGTCGGCGCCGGTCTGCTTCTGGATGTAACGCCCCAGGTGCTTGTCCGGTCCCCAGATGATGGTCTCGCCGTTGTCCATCAGGCTTTCGACGATTTCCAGCGCGCAACTGGAAGTCACCACCCAATCGGCTCGCGCCTTGACCGCGGCGGACGTATTGGCATACACCACCACGGTACGCTCGGGGTGCTGGTCGCAAAATGCGGAAAACTCGTCGACCGGGCAGCCTAGATCCAACGAGCAAGTGGCCTCGAGGGTCGGCATGAGGATGCGCTTTTCCGGCGTAAGGATTTTCGCCGTCTCACCCATGAAACGCACACCGGCCACGAGAATGGTCTGCGCCGGGTGCTGGGCACCGAAGCGCGCCATTTCGAGGGAATCGGCCACGCAACCACCGGTTTCTTCGGCCAGCGACTGAATCACCGGATCGCAATAGTAATGAGCCACTAGCACCGCGTTGCGGGCCTTGAGCTCGGCCGCAATGGCTGAGCGGTAGTGGGCTTCTTCTTCGGGTGTCAGCGGCTTGGGCTGCTTGGCATCTAAGTGTGCCTGGACCAGAAGGCGTTCGGATATCTGCGTCATATGGCTAGACCTGCAGGCGCGCGTGCGCGAAAGTCGAACATGTCGCCCGGTCTGACACGAGAGCCGGGCGCGGAACCCCAGAAACCACGGTGTTTCGGGGGCTGGCGAAGGCTACATAGGTTTACGCCAATGCTAAAGATCTTTTTGCCAGACGAGCCACCTTGGCGGCTCGACGGCAGGCCAGGCTAATCCGCCGAGGTCACCAGGCGCAAGCCACTGGAGATCGCGCCCACGGCGGCGAATCCGGCACCGATGCTCAAGGCCAGCAATGGCCCACCGCTACCGGCGATGCCGAAGCTCAGGGCCACCAGCGCCGCGCCCGTCGCCTGGCCGATCAAGCGGGCAGTGGCCACGGTACCACTGGCGCCGCTGGCCCGCTCGCGGGGTGCGCTGGTCATCAGCGCCTTCTGATTGGGCGCCTGGAAAAAGCCGAATCCCGCTCCGCAAATGATCATCCGCGCGATGATATCGCCAGCACTCGGATCCGTCGGCAACAGCGCCAGCGATACCATGCCCGCGCTGAGGATCGCCAGCCCGATGCCGCCGAGCAGACCGGGCGGATAACGATCGGACAAACGGCCGGCGATCGGTGCGAAAAGCGCAACCACCACTGACCAGGGCGTCATCAGAAAGCCCGTCTCGACCGGATTGCGGCCCAGAGTCGTCTCGAAGAAAAACGGCAGCGACACGAACGCCAGCCCCTGGGTAGCGAATGAGCAGAATGCCGTGAGCGTCGACAACGCGAACATCGGCCGCTTGAGCAGATCCAGGGGAAACATCGGCGCCGGATGCGCCCTCTCGCGATAGATCATCAGGGCCCCGGCGGCCAGGAATATTGCGAAGGCCAGCAACACGCTGAAACGCGAGCCCATCTGCGCGGCCTGGCCCAGAGAGAAGATCAAGGCCCCGAAGGCGATCACATTGAGGCTCGCCGTCAAATAGTCGAATTTCTGCGCCTTGGTCTGGCCGAGCGGCAGGGCATTCCAGGCAAACACCAACGCGAACACGCCAATCGGCAGGTTGATCGCGAACAGCCAAGGCCAGTTGGCCACCGACAGGATCAGCGAGGCGATGGTCGGCCCGGCGGCGAATGACGTGCCGACCACCAGCGCGTTCAAGCCCAGCCCACGGCCCAGACGCTCACGAGGGAAGATCGAACCGATCAGCCCGGCATTGACGCTCATGATCGCACTGGCACCCAGGCCCTGCAGCACCCGGGCGCCGGTGAGCGTCGGCAGCGACCAGGCGAAGGTGCACATCAACGATGACACGACGAACAGCATCAACCCGGCCAGATAGACCTTGCGCTGACCGACGATCGAGCCCAGCGCGGCAAACGGCAGGATGGTTGCCACGGCCGCCAGTTGATAGGCATTGATAATCCACA
Proteins encoded:
- a CDS encoding FMN-binding glutamate synthase family protein, translated to MSLSLLSRYAFFAACVLFSLVTLPFEQHEWLWPFTLLTTVLSLIGLFDLLQTRHAVRRNYPILGNIRYLVETIRPEIRQYLLESDSDALPFSRAQRSLVYSRAKNETADKPFGTLIDVYQPGFEFISHSMRPAPLSDPASFRVSVGGPQCTQPYSASIFNVSAMSFGSLSANAIRALNKGAKLGNFAHDTGEGSISPYHREHGGDLTWELGSGYFGCRTREGRFDPERFAQQALDPQVRMIEIKMSQGAKPGHGGILPKHKVTQEIADTRGIMMGEDCISPSRHSAFNTPLELMHFIAQLRELSGGKPVGFKLCLGHPWEFMGIAKAMLETGILPDFIVVDGAEGGTGAAPVEFTDHLGMPMREGLLFVHNTLVGLNLRDKIRLGASGKIVSAFDIASVLAIGADWCNSARGFMFAIGCIQSQSCHTNKCPTGVATQDPLRQRALVVEDKAERVKNFHHHTLKALAEMLAAAGLEHPSQLKAKHLVRRLSATEIKLFSQLHVFLKPGELLTGELSGEFYPRMWAMARADSFEPNEEVAA
- a CDS encoding OpgC family protein — protein: MTNGRDHRVDFFRGLALIFILWDHIPQNPLGNLTLRNFGFSDAAEIFVFLAGYAAVLAYGKIALRDGYLVASVRILRRAWTLYVVHIFLLVLLMGIVFFANEHVETRDMVQEMGLLHFVSNPQQAMVDELLLRFKPNLMDPLPLYIVLLGCLPLALPILVKWPNLAVGLSVMLYVPATVFGWNLSAYEGGGVWYFNPLAWQIMFVLGGVAALHAQKPAVADARPLLRQPLFVVCAIYVVVAAVIALGWKWAPLHELLVPKPLADMLYPISKTNLAPVRLLHFLALAYCAAKLLPKGNWVMHWSSQQLCLMGRYSLEVFCFSVLLAPMSDMANALGGDRLPMQLATAIGSAGLMLLLAVWLEFNKGLGKQPVVPAPQPVPVT
- the nadA gene encoding quinolinate synthase NadA, with amino-acid sequence MTQISERLLVQAHLDAKQPKPLTPEEEAHYRSAIAAELKARNAVLVAHYYCDPVIQSLAEETGGCVADSLEMARFGAQHPAQTILVAGVRFMGETAKILTPEKRILMPTLEATCSLDLGCPVDEFSAFCDQHPERTVVVYANTSAAVKARADWVVTSSCALEIVESLMDNGETIIWGPDKHLGRYIQKQTGADMLLWDGACIVHEEFKSRQLEDMKALYPEAAILVHPESPEAVIELADAVGSTSQLIAAAQTLPNTHFIVATDRGIFYKMQQLCPDKIFLEAPTAGNGAACRSCAHCPWMAMNTLERTLQCLQESTNEIFVDPAVVPHAVRPLKRMLDFTQAARMKLSGNA
- a CDS encoding MFS transporter — its product is MLAILMSIALATLDTAIANTALPAIAADLNASPAASVWIINAYQLAAVATILPFAALGSIVGQRKVYLAGLMLFVVSSLMCTFAWSLPTLTGARVLQGLGASAIMSVNAGLIGSIFPRERLGRGLGLNALVVGTSFAAGPTIASLILSVANWPWLFAINLPIGVFALVFAWNALPLGQTKAQKFDYLTASLNVIAFGALIFSLGQAAQMGSRFSVLLAFAIFLAAGALMIYRERAHPAPMFPLDLLKRPMFALSTLTAFCSFATQGLAFVSLPFFFETTLGRNPVETGFLMTPWSVVVALFAPIAGRLSDRYPPGLLGGIGLAILSAGMVSLALLPTDPSAGDIIARMIICGAGFGFFQAPNQKALMTSAPRERASGASGTVATARLIGQATGAALVALSFGIAGSGGPLLALSIGAGFAAVGAISSGLRLVTSAD